The following are encoded in a window of Arthrobacter sp. OAP107 genomic DNA:
- a CDS encoding DUF1295 domain-containing protein, producing MSPFPLEAFLTSLPWAALGVVLVLAVTYAAAVGAGTGGRARHSVMDVAWGPGFVVIAVISFILSAGEGDDGRRVLLLVLTGIWGIRLGAHIGRRARGGHEDPRYVELLKGAHGSRNAYAVRRVYLPQGLVMFFVSLTIQVGMFATGALGWLAAAGLAVWLTGLIFESVGDLQLERFKNDPARKGTVLNTGLWRYTRHPNYFGDASVWAGLFLIAAESWPGVLTVLSPALMIWTLAAKTGKPLTEKAMAGRPGYREYVQSTSGFFPWPPRRH from the coding sequence ATGAGCCCGTTTCCGCTGGAGGCGTTCCTCACCAGCTTGCCTTGGGCCGCGCTGGGGGTGGTGCTGGTGCTCGCCGTCACCTACGCTGCGGCCGTTGGTGCCGGGACCGGCGGCCGGGCCCGGCATTCGGTCATGGATGTGGCCTGGGGCCCGGGCTTCGTCGTGATTGCCGTAATCTCCTTTATCCTCTCGGCCGGGGAGGGCGACGACGGCAGGCGGGTGCTCCTGCTGGTTCTGACCGGCATCTGGGGAATCCGGCTCGGCGCGCACATCGGCCGCCGGGCCCGTGGCGGCCATGAGGACCCCCGCTACGTGGAGCTGCTCAAAGGAGCACACGGGTCACGCAACGCCTACGCCGTCCGCCGCGTGTATCTGCCGCAGGGCCTCGTGATGTTCTTCGTCTCGCTGACCATCCAGGTGGGCATGTTCGCCACCGGTGCGCTGGGGTGGCTCGCCGCCGCGGGTTTGGCCGTGTGGCTGACCGGGCTCATCTTTGAGTCCGTGGGAGACCTTCAGCTGGAGCGGTTCAAGAACGATCCGGCCCGGAAGGGCACCGTCCTGAACACCGGGCTGTGGCGCTACACCAGGCACCCCAACTACTTCGGCGACGCCTCGGTCTGGGCGGGGCTGTTCCTGATCGCGGCGGAATCCTGGCCCGGCGTGCTGACCGTCCTCTCCCCCGCGCTGATGATCTGGACGCTGGCCGCCAAGACCGGCAAACCGCTCACGGAGAAGGCCATGGCCGGCCGCCCCGGCTACCGTGAATACGTGCAGTCCACCAGCGGTTTCTTTCCGTGGCCGCCGCGGCGGCACTGA
- a CDS encoding lysophospholipid acyltransferase family protein, with protein sequence MPWTPAASDRFYRLLVRTGLFLRWLFRVRLIVTGQQNLPDGEAGSRNKAARKVLPGRGAVVAITHFGYLDFAAAGLVLWRHNRGQLRFLIHQGAADHWLAGPFISAAGQVVVRHGSRTAAYDDAVARLRAGEYLAVMPEAGVSRSFKVRECRTGAVRMASEAGVPLIPVSIWGAHRILTRGNGLPLHRIRRAPVRVHIGEPVHLAADIDAEAETARLRRTLQAGIDAAIATFPVAARPGDWWMPADLGGGAMSETERQRLDAAELARDRRRTS encoded by the coding sequence ATGCCCTGGACCCCAGCCGCCAGCGACCGCTTCTACCGCCTCCTCGTCCGGACCGGACTCTTCCTGCGGTGGCTGTTCCGGGTCCGCCTGATCGTGACCGGGCAGCAAAACCTGCCGGACGGCGAAGCAGGAAGCCGCAACAAGGCCGCGAGGAAGGTACTGCCGGGCCGCGGCGCCGTCGTCGCCATCACCCACTTCGGCTATTTGGACTTCGCCGCTGCCGGGCTCGTGCTGTGGCGGCACAACCGCGGGCAGCTGCGGTTTCTGATCCATCAGGGAGCCGCGGACCACTGGCTCGCGGGTCCCTTCATCAGCGCGGCGGGCCAGGTGGTGGTGCGCCACGGTTCGCGGACCGCCGCCTATGACGACGCCGTGGCCAGGCTCCGCGCCGGTGAGTACCTGGCCGTCATGCCCGAGGCCGGCGTCAGCCGCAGCTTCAAGGTCCGCGAATGCAGGACGGGGGCGGTACGGATGGCGTCCGAGGCGGGCGTGCCGCTCATCCCGGTCTCAATCTGGGGCGCCCACCGCATCCTGACCCGCGGCAACGGCCTTCCGCTGCACCGCATCCGGCGTGCTCCGGTCCGGGTGCACATCGGTGAGCCGGTGCACCTGGCCGCGGATATCGACGCAGAGGCTGAAACGGCGCGGCTCCGCAGGACGCTCCAGGCCGGCATCGACGCCGCCATCGCCACTTTTCCCGTGGCGGCCCGGCCGGGCGACTGGTGGATGCCGGCGGACCTCGGCGGCGGCGCCATGTCCGAGACGGAACGCCAAAGGCTCGATGCCGCCGAACTGGCGAGGGACCGCCGTCGTACGTCCTGA
- a CDS encoding GNAT family N-acetyltransferase — protein sequence MAIQYREWREGDDLALLEIWGDPETDQAGQFRGTLAPSGNAPWRRCIVAEDVVDGVAIPVAAGVVHEASLHPERLWAYVEVARDHRRAGIGSTLLMMLRREAEGSPSGVTRLRCKVEPGTSGAAFAEAAGLTPIQHTRLVVVEPAALKLPVFGDGSEEAASERIEDLATGSVELSDVVGRYYSSVHGWDSPGELGIGTVQRLFLDDLSGAHGAIVLRASKASAFGSGVPASRKGKIQAFAISYAQGSSDHPSDVFLGHEPELDADEAQAAVRDLLALIAYQYPVLMEVDDSMAALRAVVGPLMEAGKARRQGAETSVVSD from the coding sequence GTGGCGATCCAATACCGAGAATGGCGCGAGGGCGATGACCTCGCCCTGCTGGAAATCTGGGGCGACCCGGAGACCGACCAGGCAGGACAGTTCCGCGGCACCCTCGCGCCCTCGGGCAACGCACCGTGGCGGCGCTGCATCGTGGCCGAGGACGTCGTCGACGGCGTGGCCATCCCGGTTGCCGCCGGCGTGGTCCACGAGGCCAGCCTGCACCCGGAGCGGCTGTGGGCGTACGTCGAGGTGGCCCGCGACCACCGCCGGGCCGGCATCGGTTCCACGCTGCTGATGATGCTGCGCCGCGAGGCGGAGGGATCGCCGTCGGGCGTGACCCGGCTGCGCTGCAAGGTGGAGCCGGGCACCTCCGGCGCCGCCTTCGCCGAGGCGGCCGGTCTCACCCCGATCCAGCACACGCGGCTCGTCGTGGTGGAGCCGGCGGCCCTGAAGCTCCCGGTCTTCGGCGACGGTTCCGAGGAAGCGGCGTCGGAGCGCATCGAGGACCTGGCCACCGGCTCGGTGGAGCTGTCCGACGTCGTGGGCCGCTACTACTCGTCCGTCCACGGCTGGGACAGCCCGGGCGAACTGGGCATCGGCACGGTGCAGCGCCTGTTCCTGGACGACCTCAGCGGCGCGCACGGCGCGATCGTGCTGCGTGCTTCGAAAGCCAGCGCCTTCGGGTCCGGCGTGCCGGCCAGCCGCAAGGGCAAGATCCAGGCCTTCGCGATCAGCTACGCGCAGGGCAGCTCCGACCACCCGTCGGACGTGTTCCTCGGCCACGAGCCGGAGCTGGACGCCGATGAGGCGCAGGCCGCGGTCCGTGACCTGCTGGCCCTCATCGCGTACCAATACCCGGTGCTCATGGAGGTGGACGATTCGATGGCAGCGCTGCGTGCCGTCGTCGGGCCTTTGATGGAAGCGGGCAAGGCCCGCCGCCAGGGCGCGGAGACGTCCGTCGTCTCCGACTGA
- a CDS encoding glycine--tRNA ligase, whose protein sequence is MAAKSVLDQVISLSKRRGFVFQAGEIYGGSRSAWDYGPLGAELKENIKRQWWQSVVRGREDVVGLDSSVILPRQVWEASGHVEVFSDPLVECLSCHKRYRADHLEEEYEEKKGRPAENGLKDIACANCGTRGEWTEPQEFSGLLKTFLGPVASDEGLHYLRPETAQGIFVNFNNVLTTSRKKPPFGIGQIGKSFRNEITPGNFIFRTREFEQMEMEFFVEPGTDEEWHQYWMKERMSWYTDLGIREENLRFFEHPLDKLSHYSKGTTDIEYRFGFQGSEWGELEGIANRTDFDLSTHAKASGTDLSYFNQATNERYTPYVIEPAAGLTRSFMAFLIDAYTEDEAPNAKGGVDVRTVLKLDPRLAPVKAAVLPLSRNEDLSPKAKDLGTQLRKNWNIDFDDAGAIGRRYRRQDEIGTPFCITVDFDTLEDQAVTIRERDTMSQERVSLDKVEGYLAARLIGA, encoded by the coding sequence ATGGCAGCAAAATCCGTCCTCGACCAGGTCATTTCCCTTTCCAAGCGGAGAGGTTTCGTTTTCCAGGCCGGCGAGATCTACGGAGGCTCGCGTTCCGCTTGGGACTACGGACCCCTCGGTGCCGAGCTGAAGGAAAACATCAAGCGCCAGTGGTGGCAGTCCGTGGTCCGCGGCCGCGAGGACGTGGTGGGCCTGGACTCCTCCGTCATCCTGCCCCGCCAGGTATGGGAAGCCTCCGGGCACGTCGAGGTCTTCTCCGACCCGCTCGTTGAGTGCCTCTCCTGCCACAAGCGCTACCGCGCCGACCACCTCGAAGAGGAATACGAGGAGAAGAAGGGCCGCCCCGCCGAGAACGGCCTGAAGGACATCGCCTGCGCCAACTGCGGAACCCGCGGGGAATGGACCGAGCCGCAGGAATTCTCCGGGCTGCTGAAGACCTTCCTGGGCCCCGTGGCCAGCGACGAGGGCCTGCACTACCTGCGCCCCGAAACAGCCCAGGGCATCTTCGTGAACTTCAACAACGTGCTCACCACCTCCCGGAAGAAGCCGCCGTTCGGCATCGGCCAGATCGGCAAGTCCTTCCGCAACGAGATCACGCCCGGAAACTTCATCTTCCGCACCCGTGAGTTCGAGCAGATGGAAATGGAATTCTTCGTCGAGCCGGGCACGGACGAAGAGTGGCACCAGTACTGGATGAAGGAACGCATGTCCTGGTACACGGACCTGGGCATCCGTGAGGAGAACCTGCGCTTCTTCGAACACCCCCTGGACAAGCTCAGCCACTACTCCAAGGGCACCACGGACATCGAATACCGCTTCGGCTTCCAGGGCTCCGAGTGGGGCGAGCTCGAAGGCATCGCCAACCGCACCGACTTCGACCTCTCCACGCACGCCAAGGCCTCCGGCACGGACCTCAGCTACTTCAACCAGGCCACCAACGAGCGCTACACGCCGTACGTGATCGAGCCCGCCGCCGGCCTGACCCGGTCCTTCATGGCCTTCCTCATCGACGCCTACACCGAGGACGAGGCCCCGAACGCCAAGGGCGGCGTGGACGTCCGCACTGTGCTCAAGCTTGACCCGCGGCTCGCGCCGGTCAAGGCCGCTGTGCTGCCGCTCAGCCGCAACGAGGACCTCTCCCCGAAGGCCAAGGACCTGGGCACGCAGCTGCGCAAGAACTGGAACATCGACTTCGACGACGCCGGCGCCATCGGCCGCCGCTACCGCCGCCAGGACGAGATCGGCACCCCGTTCTGCATCACAGTGGACTTCGACACGCTCGAGGACCAGGCGGTCACCATCCGTGAACGCGACACCATGAGCCAGGAACGCGTGTCCCTGGACAAGGTGGAGGGCTACCTGGCCGCCCGGCTGATCGGCGCCTAG
- a CDS encoding DMT family transporter, which produces MTHAPRLPLAVGLPMAVASGLAIPVQGRINGALGARLGDGIAAAVVSFSTGLIVMVLVSLLAPRGRAGLARILPALRERRFPPYYALAGGIGAFFVFAQSFTVGLLGIALFTVATVTGQTLSGLLVDRLGIGPAGKKSVTGIRVIGCILTIAAVSWAVSPRFTGGAAGASGAGSAAAGPADPTALLLPIILPVLAGFLMSFQQAMNGTATVHYGTPIAATLVNFIAGTCVLWVAWSIKVAVAGPANPLPGEWWYYLGGPMGCVFIGLGALLVRSLGVLVTGLGMIAGQLLGSLGLDLLVPTPGTVVEAATVLGTLLTLASIVVATLPWPRGAFRR; this is translated from the coding sequence ATGACCCATGCACCCCGGCTGCCCCTTGCCGTGGGCCTTCCGATGGCCGTGGCCTCCGGCCTTGCGATTCCCGTCCAGGGACGCATCAACGGGGCCCTTGGTGCCCGCCTCGGTGACGGCATCGCCGCGGCCGTCGTCAGTTTCAGCACCGGGCTGATTGTGATGGTCCTCGTGTCCCTGCTGGCTCCGCGCGGGCGGGCCGGCCTCGCCCGGATCCTGCCCGCGCTGCGGGAACGCCGTTTCCCGCCGTACTACGCGCTCGCCGGCGGCATCGGCGCCTTCTTCGTCTTCGCGCAGTCCTTCACCGTGGGGCTGCTGGGCATCGCCCTGTTCACCGTGGCCACCGTCACCGGCCAAACGCTCAGCGGCCTGCTGGTGGACCGCCTTGGTATCGGCCCGGCGGGAAAGAAGTCCGTGACCGGCATCCGCGTCATTGGCTGCATCCTCACCATTGCCGCGGTCTCGTGGGCGGTATCGCCACGCTTTACCGGCGGCGCTGCGGGCGCGTCCGGCGCGGGCAGTGCGGCAGCCGGCCCGGCCGATCCCACGGCCCTGCTCCTTCCGATTATCCTGCCGGTCCTGGCCGGCTTCCTCATGAGCTTCCAGCAGGCCATGAACGGCACCGCCACCGTGCACTACGGGACGCCGATCGCTGCCACGCTGGTGAACTTCATCGCCGGTACCTGCGTGCTGTGGGTTGCCTGGTCCATCAAGGTGGCCGTCGCAGGACCTGCCAACCCGCTGCCGGGGGAGTGGTGGTACTACCTCGGCGGACCCATGGGCTGCGTGTTCATCGGCCTTGGCGCGCTGCTGGTGCGCAGTCTCGGGGTGCTGGTGACGGGCCTCGGCATGATCGCCGGCCAGCTGCTGGGGTCGCTCGGCCTGGACCTGCTGGTGCCCACGCCGGGCACCGTCGTGGAGGCGGCCACGGTTCTGGGGACGCTGCTGACCCTGGCGTCCATCGTCGTGGCCACCCTGCCCTGGCCCCGCGGCGCCTTCCGGCGGTGA
- a CDS encoding RNA-binding S4 domain-containing protein, with protein sequence MSNPEIEEIPIRDTMIRLGQLLKLANLVEDGVEATELIKNGLVKVNGEIDDRRGRQLHNGDTVTVNGQTVRVSAPQG encoded by the coding sequence ATGAGCAACCCGGAAATCGAAGAGATCCCCATCCGCGACACCATGATCCGCCTGGGCCAGCTCCTGAAGCTCGCCAACCTCGTGGAGGACGGCGTGGAGGCAACGGAGCTGATCAAGAACGGCCTGGTCAAGGTCAACGGTGAGATCGACGACCGGCGCGGCCGGCAGCTTCACAACGGGGACACGGTGACGGTGAACGGGCAGACCGTCCGGGTCAGTGCTCCCCAGGGTTAA
- a CDS encoding alpha/beta fold hydrolase, with amino-acid sequence MTLADSFPAPVVLWSKPEEARAGKPLLVLLHGYGANEQDLLSLADMLPDDFAVASVRAPIAMGPGFSWFPLTGSIEYSVDAVKAASAYVLDWLDTVKANHPSVTLLGFSMGMAMATTLLRQRPADFAAVVGLSGFVVNADSDGEFRDAELDGTVPLFWGRDQQDPVITPDKIEYTMGWVRKHVKLTKVLYTGMWHGINAQEVGHVSEFLTHEVLKK; translated from the coding sequence ATGACTTTAGCCGACTCCTTTCCTGCCCCCGTTGTTCTGTGGTCCAAGCCTGAGGAAGCCCGGGCCGGCAAGCCCCTGCTCGTCCTGCTGCACGGCTACGGCGCGAACGAGCAGGACCTCCTCAGCCTGGCTGACATGCTCCCGGACGACTTCGCTGTTGCATCAGTCCGCGCACCCATCGCCATGGGACCGGGCTTTTCCTGGTTCCCGCTGACAGGATCGATCGAATACTCCGTCGACGCCGTCAAGGCCGCGTCAGCGTACGTCCTGGACTGGCTGGACACGGTCAAGGCCAACCACCCGTCCGTCACCCTTCTCGGGTTCTCGATGGGAATGGCCATGGCCACCACACTGCTCCGGCAGCGGCCCGCTGACTTTGCCGCCGTCGTCGGCCTCTCCGGCTTTGTGGTCAATGCGGATTCCGACGGCGAGTTCCGGGACGCCGAGCTGGATGGAACGGTGCCGCTGTTCTGGGGCCGGGACCAGCAGGACCCGGTCATCACGCCGGACAAGATCGAATACACAATGGGCTGGGTCCGCAAGCACGTGAAGCTGACCAAAGTTCTGTACACCGGCATGTGGCACGGCATCAACGCCCAGGAAGTCGGCCACGTGTCCGAGTTCCTCACCCACGAGGTGCTGAAGAAGTAG
- a CDS encoding SGNH/GDSL hydrolase family protein gives MQQAPEPIEDTQEPSSRHPWSRYVAMGDSFTEGIGDPEPSSPGGYRGWADRVAEELGRGQEDFAYANLAVRGRLLQQIIDQQLAPCLALKPDLVTLSAGGNDLIRPGGDPDALAERLDPVVQILAASGATVVLFNGPDTGSSVLGRIRSKVAIYNENLRTIAARHDAIIADMWSLRQLRDPQMWNEDRLHFSPLGHHTIAAMVLEALNVEHSLEPLAPKPLPPRSWREARSEDLVWAREYFVPWVVRRLRHRSSGDGITPKRPTPGPVFGPGVPLGSGEGPMGLDDPVRQQPRVCK, from the coding sequence ATGCAGCAAGCCCCAGAGCCTATTGAAGATACCCAGGAGCCCTCGTCCCGCCACCCCTGGAGCCGGTATGTGGCCATGGGCGATTCCTTTACCGAAGGCATCGGCGACCCCGAACCCAGCAGCCCGGGCGGCTACCGGGGCTGGGCTGACCGGGTGGCGGAAGAGCTTGGACGGGGCCAAGAGGATTTCGCCTACGCAAACCTCGCCGTGCGGGGACGGCTGCTCCAGCAGATCATCGACCAGCAACTGGCGCCGTGCCTGGCCCTCAAGCCGGACCTGGTGACCCTTTCCGCCGGCGGCAACGACCTCATCCGGCCCGGCGGCGATCCGGATGCCCTCGCCGAACGGCTCGACCCGGTGGTGCAGATCCTGGCGGCGAGCGGCGCCACGGTCGTGCTGTTCAACGGTCCGGACACAGGCTCGTCCGTATTGGGCCGGATCCGCAGCAAGGTGGCCATTTACAACGAGAACCTCCGCACCATCGCCGCCCGGCACGATGCAATCATCGCCGATATGTGGTCGCTCCGGCAGCTGAGGGATCCGCAGATGTGGAACGAGGACCGGCTGCACTTCTCGCCGCTCGGACACCACACCATCGCCGCCATGGTGCTCGAGGCCCTGAATGTGGAGCACAGCCTGGAGCCGCTCGCGCCGAAGCCGCTGCCGCCCCGCAGTTGGCGCGAGGCCCGCAGCGAAGACCTCGTCTGGGCGCGGGAGTATTTTGTGCCGTGGGTGGTCCGGCGCCTGCGCCACCGGTCCTCCGGCGACGGCATCACCCCCAAACGCCCGACGCCGGGACCCGTGTTCGGTCCGGGCGTTCCGTTGGGTTCGGGTGAAGGGCCGATGGGCCTGGACGATCCCGTCCGGCAGCAGCCCCGGGTCTGCAAGTGA
- a CDS encoding CoA-acylating methylmalonate-semialdehyde dehydrogenase → METIPHFINGSRVSDAERFGPVFNPATGEQEKQVALASASRTEEAIAAARAALPAWRATSLAKRTNIFFRVREILNQRKPELAAILTSEHGKVLSDAEGEISRGLENIEFATGLSHMLKGERSEQVSSGIDVHSVRQPVGVVACITPFNFPAMVPLWMIGSALACGNTVLLKPSEKDPSAAIFIAEAFAEAGLPAGVLNVVQGDKEAVDVLLEHPDMKAVSFVGSTPIAQSIYKRAADHGKRVQALGGAKNHMVVLPDADLDMAADAAVSAAYGSAGERCMAVSVLVAVGNIADDLVEAISSRMAGLKIGPGTDPASQMGPLITAEHRDRVASYVAGAENEGATVVVDGRSQQFDSNGFFIGVSLVDHVKPGMKVYDDEIFGPVLSVVRVDTYTDAVRLVNENEFGNGAAIFTRDGGAARQFEFDVDAGMVGVNVPIPVPVGTFSFGGWKNSLFGDTHMYGPDSIRFYTRGKVVTTRWPDPSTSVIDLGFPQID, encoded by the coding sequence ATGGAAACCATTCCCCACTTCATCAACGGCAGCCGCGTCAGCGACGCCGAACGTTTCGGCCCCGTCTTCAACCCGGCCACCGGCGAACAGGAGAAGCAGGTGGCGCTCGCCTCGGCGTCGCGGACCGAGGAAGCCATCGCCGCCGCCCGCGCCGCGCTCCCGGCGTGGCGCGCGACCAGCCTGGCCAAGCGCACCAACATCTTCTTCCGGGTCCGCGAGATCCTGAACCAGCGCAAGCCCGAGCTCGCGGCTATTCTCACCAGCGAGCACGGCAAGGTCCTCTCCGACGCCGAGGGTGAGATCTCCCGCGGCCTGGAGAACATCGAGTTCGCCACCGGCCTGTCGCACATGCTCAAGGGCGAGCGCTCGGAGCAGGTCTCCAGCGGCATCGACGTCCACTCCGTCCGCCAGCCGGTGGGTGTCGTGGCCTGCATTACCCCATTCAACTTCCCGGCCATGGTGCCGCTGTGGATGATCGGCAGCGCCCTGGCCTGCGGCAACACCGTGCTGCTGAAGCCCAGCGAGAAAGACCCCTCCGCCGCCATCTTCATCGCCGAAGCCTTCGCCGAAGCGGGGCTGCCCGCCGGCGTGCTGAACGTAGTCCAGGGGGACAAGGAAGCCGTCGACGTCCTGCTCGAGCACCCCGACATGAAAGCGGTGAGTTTCGTGGGCTCCACGCCCATCGCGCAGTCGATCTACAAGCGGGCGGCCGACCACGGCAAGCGCGTCCAGGCACTGGGCGGGGCGAAGAACCACATGGTGGTGCTGCCCGACGCCGACCTTGACATGGCTGCCGACGCTGCGGTTTCCGCGGCCTACGGTTCGGCCGGCGAGCGCTGCATGGCCGTAAGCGTCCTCGTGGCGGTGGGCAACATCGCCGACGACCTTGTCGAGGCGATCTCCAGCCGCATGGCCGGCCTGAAGATCGGCCCGGGAACCGACCCGGCCTCCCAGATGGGTCCGCTGATCACCGCGGAGCACCGGGACCGCGTGGCTTCCTACGTTGCGGGAGCGGAAAACGAAGGCGCCACGGTGGTCGTCGACGGGCGCTCGCAGCAGTTCGATTCGAACGGTTTCTTCATCGGCGTCAGCCTGGTGGACCACGTCAAGCCGGGCATGAAGGTGTACGACGACGAGATCTTCGGCCCGGTCCTGTCGGTGGTCCGCGTGGACACCTACACCGACGCCGTCCGGCTGGTCAACGAGAACGAGTTCGGCAACGGCGCGGCCATCTTCACCCGCGACGGCGGGGCAGCGCGGCAGTTCGAATTCGACGTCGATGCCGGCATGGTGGGCGTCAACGTCCCGATCCCCGTCCCGGTGGGCACGTTCTCCTTCGGCGGCTGGAAGAACTCCCTGTTCGGCGACACCCACATGTACGGCCCGGACAGCATCCGCTTCTACACCCGGGGCAAAGTGGTCACCACGCGGTGGCCCGACCCGTCCACCTCGGTGATTGACCTCGGCTTCCCGCAGATCGACTAA
- the mmsB gene encoding 3-hydroxyisobutyrate dehydrogenase: MAVIGWIGLGNMGGFMSANLAKAGHDVRGFDLNPAALAAADEAGVTPVGSIAEAVDGADVVFTMLPKGEHARTVYLGEDGVLAHAGTHTLLVDSSTIDIASAQELHDAAAAAGFRFVDAPVSGGMSGAKAGTLTFMVGGEEGAVADATGYIGPMAANIIPTGGATTGQAAKICNNLMLFINLASTAEGAVLADRLGLDKQVFWDIASVSSGDSWALRTWYPVPGVVSTAASNNDFAPTFTTELANKDIGLAISAAEDTGTPLEIGKHVQQLFQQLIDAGEAGKDCSMIIKVADGSLASSAK; encoded by the coding sequence ATGGCAGTAATCGGTTGGATCGGCCTCGGAAACATGGGCGGCTTTATGTCCGCGAACCTGGCGAAGGCGGGACATGATGTCCGCGGTTTTGACCTCAACCCTGCGGCGCTCGCCGCCGCCGACGAGGCCGGCGTCACGCCGGTCGGCAGCATTGCTGAGGCCGTCGACGGCGCGGACGTGGTGTTCACCATGCTGCCCAAGGGCGAGCACGCCCGTACGGTGTACCTCGGCGAAGACGGCGTCCTGGCACACGCCGGCACCCACACGCTGCTGGTGGACTCCTCCACCATCGATATCGCGTCCGCCCAGGAACTGCACGACGCCGCTGCTGCCGCCGGCTTCCGCTTTGTGGACGCCCCAGTCTCCGGCGGCATGAGCGGTGCCAAGGCCGGGACGCTGACCTTCATGGTGGGCGGCGAGGAGGGTGCCGTCGCCGACGCCACCGGCTATATCGGCCCCATGGCGGCCAACATCATCCCCACCGGCGGCGCCACCACCGGGCAGGCAGCGAAGATCTGCAACAACCTGATGCTCTTCATCAATCTGGCGTCCACCGCGGAAGGCGCCGTCCTGGCCGACCGGCTGGGCCTCGACAAGCAGGTCTTCTGGGACATCGCGTCCGTCTCCTCCGGCGACTCCTGGGCGCTGCGGACCTGGTACCCGGTGCCCGGCGTGGTCTCCACCGCCGCCTCCAACAACGACTTCGCACCCACCTTCACCACCGAACTGGCCAACAAGGACATCGGCCTCGCCATCAGCGCAGCCGAGGACACCGGCACACCGCTGGAGATCGGAAAGCACGTCCAGCAACTGTTCCAGCAGCTCATCGACGCCGGCGAGGCGGGCAAGGACTGTTCGATGATCATCAAGGTCGCCGACGGCTCGCTGGCCTCCTCCGCCAAGTAG
- a CDS encoding LysR family transcriptional regulator, giving the protein MRRLPSPDDLLILLTVARLGRFNAVAETLGTTHTTISRRILALDKQLGGRTLERSPHGWELTQLGASAVEAAEAIESTLGSLSGLISRDQSALSGLVRVATTDGVGAVFVTPALVRLQQQNPQLNIEMLSATRKVSQNRSGVDLEIVVGRTDVSNAQTIFLSNYYLRLYASPGYAAGQGLPETLDEVGQHGFVSYVESALQVAELGHRWSSELPMPKSSFQATSVFAQVEAVRRGAGIGLLPNFMVAGQPDFVPVLADDFERQLPIWAVARPESLRSAAVQAVIASLKEEVKARSAVLAG; this is encoded by the coding sequence CTGAGGCGGCTTCCGAGCCCGGACGACCTGCTGATCCTGCTGACAGTGGCGCGCCTGGGCAGGTTCAATGCGGTGGCGGAGACGCTGGGCACCACCCACACCACCATCTCCCGCCGGATCCTCGCCCTGGACAAGCAGCTGGGCGGGCGCACCCTGGAACGCAGCCCGCACGGCTGGGAGCTGACCCAGCTCGGCGCCTCCGCGGTGGAGGCGGCAGAAGCCATCGAGAGCACGCTCGGATCACTCTCCGGCCTCATCAGCCGGGACCAGAGCGCCCTGTCCGGCCTGGTGCGCGTCGCGACGACGGACGGCGTTGGGGCCGTCTTCGTCACCCCCGCGCTGGTCCGGCTCCAGCAGCAGAACCCGCAGTTGAACATCGAGATGCTGAGCGCCACGCGGAAGGTCAGCCAGAACAGGTCAGGCGTGGACCTGGAAATCGTGGTGGGCCGGACGGACGTCAGCAACGCCCAGACGATCTTCCTGAGCAACTACTACCTGCGCCTCTACGCCAGCCCCGGCTACGCCGCGGGACAGGGACTGCCGGAAACGCTCGACGAAGTCGGGCAGCACGGCTTTGTCTCTTACGTTGAGTCTGCGCTGCAGGTGGCGGAGCTGGGGCACCGCTGGTCCTCCGAGCTGCCGATGCCCAAGTCAAGCTTCCAGGCCACGAGTGTCTTCGCCCAGGTGGAGGCGGTGCGGCGGGGCGCAGGCATCGGGTTGCTGCCGAACTTCATGGTGGCCGGGCAGCCGGATTTCGTTCCCGTGCTCGCGGACGACTTCGAGCGCCAGCTGCCCATCTGGGCGGTGGCACGGCCGGAGTCCCTCCGTTCGGCCGCGGTGCAGGCCGTCATCGCGTCGCTCAAGGAGGAAGTGAAGGCCCGGTCAGCAGTGCTGGCGGGCTGA